AAACTCTTATTGCATAGCGGAAAATCGGAGATCTGCTGATTACGCATCGCCATGGACAGGCCCATCCAATTATGGAAGGAGGGATCCACCACCTTATACGTCACGAAACGGCCGGCTTCATCGGTCAACCCCACATGACAAATCTCGCCCCGCCATCCCTCAACCAGTGCCACCACAAAGGCATTGGTGGCAGGCGCCTCTGGCAAATTCCACGTCGGTCCACCAGTCAGCATCTTGAGTTGCTCACGCACAAAATCTCCAGATCGCTGAATTTCCAGCCACCTGACATAGGCGCGCTCAAATACATCTCCCGTTCTCCCGGTTGAAACGGGAATCTGGGAGAAGCGGTAAATACCATAGGGGAAATCCTGGCGCACATCGCACTCCAAACCACACGCACGGGCCGCCGGGCCTACCAGTCCGATTTCCAAGGCCGTCGCCACCAGCACCCGACCCGTTTCCTCAAATCGGCTCATGACCGAAGGGGACTTCCACAGTAGATTCACGGCATTCTCCACATCTCGCAGACTATCATCCAGCCGTTTCAACAGGTTCTCGATTAACTCCGCATCCACATCGAACCCGACG
The nucleotide sequence above comes from bacterium. Encoded proteins:
- a CDS encoding hydrogenase, with the translated sequence RVEGEEVHEVSVGPVHAGIIEPGHFRFQCHGEQVFHLEISLGYQHRGVERMLRGGPDKRTIHAIETLAGDTTVGHSVAYCRIVEALSGCQVPAQAQVIRGIAQELERLANHTGDLGAMAGDVGFLPTASYCGRLRGDFLNMTAVLCGNRFGRGLIRPGGVGFDVDAELIENLLKRLDDSLRDVENAVNLLWKSPSVMSRFEETGRVLVATALEIGLVGPAARACGLECDVRQDFPYGIYRFSQIPVSTGRTGDVFERAYVRWLEIQRSGDFVREQLKMLTGGPTWNLPEAPATNAFVVALVEGWRGEICHVGLTDEAGRFVTYKVVDPSFHNWMGLSMAMRNQQISDFPLCNKSFNLSYCGHDL